The proteins below come from a single Cylindrospermopsis raciborskii Cr2010 genomic window:
- a CDS encoding DUF3155 domain-containing protein translates to MARRRKRKSRRRQEGRRILENVPQYSIESGEDKPVTAARKFIHAEGILPPALLLVKRNEHTTDRYFWAEKGLFGAQYVEENHFLFPSLRMLETPASAEQLVNLANR, encoded by the coding sequence TTGGCAAGGAGACGTAAAAGAAAAAGCCGTCGTCGTCAGGAAGGACGACGGATTCTGGAAAATGTGCCTCAGTACAGCATAGAAAGCGGCGAAGACAAACCAGTGACAGCAGCGAGAAAGTTTATTCACGCTGAAGGTATCTTGCCTCCTGCCTTGCTATTAGTAAAAAGGAACGAACACACCACAGACCGTTATTTTTGGGCGGAAAAGGGTCTGTTTGGTGCTCAATACGTAGAAGAGAACCATTTTTTATTCCCTAGCTTGAGAATGTTGGAAACTCCAGCTAGTGCA